In Pseudoduganella albidiflava, a single window of DNA contains:
- a CDS encoding GDSL-type esterase/lipase family protein produces MKRYLQSLFLFLLFQSVVHAQAPLPPAANTDPAKAQVVLPEPANPALPSLILIGDSTVRNGHDDGQGKGPAGQWGWGNPIANYVDTSKINVVNRAVGGLSSRTYVTSGHWQRTLALVKRGDVVLMQFGHNDASAINDTSRARGTIRGTGNETEEIDNLLTKRRETVRSYGWYLGDYIAQIRAKGATPVVVSLIPRKRWDDHGKVLRNAGDYAGWAKEVARRENAGFIDLNELAARRYDQIGRDEVMKLFPQVAPDETVHTNWAGADLNARIVVGGIKALGLQPLVGALNERGKAIPASPASEDERPVVDAKSVKAEQAANTALPTLHLVGDSTVKSGGAGGHVGWGERIAPYFDTGKVNVVNHAIGGRSSRTFFTEGRWNRVLEQLKAGDVVLIQFGHNDGGRIGDPAMKGRASGPGTGPETVEDKKPDGTVEQVHTFGWYMARYVQDAKAKGATVVLLSPVPHRDAWQDRRDFENFAQWDREVAQRHGARFADLTMAITDGYRRAGASIVDTYFSDARTHTNDAGAAFNAQRVVAALKGLPGGLVDQWLSAQGRAAGIAENR; encoded by the coding sequence ATGAAACGCTACCTCCAATCCCTCTTCCTTTTCCTGCTCTTCCAGTCAGTCGTCCATGCCCAGGCGCCCCTGCCGCCAGCCGCGAATACCGATCCGGCCAAGGCACAAGTCGTGCTGCCGGAACCGGCCAATCCCGCCTTGCCATCGTTAATCCTGATCGGCGATTCCACGGTGCGCAACGGCCACGACGACGGGCAGGGCAAGGGTCCGGCCGGCCAGTGGGGCTGGGGCAACCCGATCGCGAACTACGTCGACACATCGAAGATCAACGTCGTCAACCGCGCCGTCGGCGGCCTGTCGAGCCGCACCTACGTGACCAGCGGCCATTGGCAGCGCACGCTCGCGCTGGTCAAGCGGGGCGACGTGGTGCTGATGCAGTTCGGGCACAACGACGCCAGCGCCATCAACGACACCAGCCGCGCGCGCGGCACGATCCGCGGCACCGGCAACGAGACCGAGGAAATCGACAACCTGCTGACGAAACGGCGCGAGACAGTGCGCAGCTACGGCTGGTACCTGGGTGACTACATCGCCCAGATCCGCGCGAAGGGCGCGACGCCGGTCGTCGTGTCGCTGATTCCCCGCAAGCGCTGGGACGACCACGGCAAAGTGCTCCGCAACGCCGGCGATTACGCGGGCTGGGCGAAGGAAGTGGCGCGCCGCGAGAACGCCGGCTTCATCGACCTGAACGAACTGGCGGCACGCCGCTACGACCAGATCGGCCGCGATGAAGTGATGAAGCTGTTCCCCCAGGTGGCGCCGGACGAAACGGTGCACACCAACTGGGCCGGTGCCGACCTGAACGCGCGGATCGTCGTCGGTGGCATCAAGGCGCTGGGCCTGCAGCCGCTGGTCGGCGCATTGAACGAACGGGGCAAGGCCATTCCTGCCAGCCCCGCCAGCGAGGATGAGCGCCCGGTCGTCGATGCAAAGTCCGTGAAGGCCGAGCAGGCCGCGAACACCGCGCTGCCCACGCTGCACCTGGTCGGCGATTCCACCGTGAAGAGCGGCGGTGCGGGCGGCCATGTGGGCTGGGGCGAGCGCATCGCGCCGTATTTCGACACCGGAAAGGTGAACGTCGTCAACCATGCCATCGGCGGCCGCAGCAGCCGCACCTTCTTCACCGAAGGGCGCTGGAACAGGGTGCTGGAGCAGCTGAAGGCCGGCGACGTGGTGCTGATCCAGTTCGGCCACAACGATGGCGGCAGGATCGGCGACCCGGCCATGAAAGGCCGCGCCTCCGGCCCCGGCACCGGCCCGGAAACCGTGGAAGACAAAAAGCCCGACGGCACGGTGGAGCAGGTGCACACCTTCGGCTGGTACATGGCGCGCTACGTGCAGGATGCGAAAGCAAAGGGCGCGACGGTGGTGCTGCTGTCGCCGGTCCCGCACCGCGACGCCTGGCAGGACCGCCGCGACTTCGAGAACTTCGCCCAGTGGGACCGCGAAGTCGCGCAGCGCCACGGCGCCCGGTTCGCCGACCTGACGATGGCGATCACCGACGGCTACCGGCGCGCCGGCGCCAGCATCGTCGACACGTATTTTTCCGATGCGCGCACGCATACCAACGATGCCGGCGCCGCGTTCAACGCGCAGCGCGTGGTCGCCGCGTTGAAGGGCCTGCCGGGTGGGCTGGTGGATCAATGGCTGTCGGCACAGGGGCGAGCAGCCGGTATTGCAGAAAACCGGTGA
- a CDS encoding L-rhamnose mutarotase, whose amino-acid sequence MTGFTTKAFKMQLKPGVVEEYKRRHDELWPDLAAALDGAGIFDYSIFLDEDTLSLFAVLKVRDGAPIAELPLQPVMKRWWDYMAELMEVEPGNRPKEWALPQLFHFAGRSV is encoded by the coding sequence ATGACGGGATTTACTACGAAAGCCTTCAAGATGCAGCTGAAACCCGGCGTCGTGGAAGAGTACAAGCGCCGGCACGACGAACTGTGGCCCGACCTGGCCGCGGCGCTCGATGGCGCCGGCATCTTCGATTACTCCATCTTCCTCGACGAGGACACGCTGTCGCTGTTCGCCGTGCTGAAGGTTCGCGACGGCGCGCCGATCGCGGAGCTGCCGCTGCAGCCGGTGATGAAGCGGTGGTGGGACTACATGGCGGAGTTGATGGAGGTGGAACCTGGCAATCGACCCAAGGAGTGGGCGCTGCCGCAGCTGTTCCACTTTGCGGGACGCTCGGTGTGA
- a CDS encoding glycoside hydrolase family 88/105 protein: MKQRLGTLAVAVLTLCASSALYAQSPKVDYPQPTAAMQAIIDKDIRRKFGDAPEDAGPLAKDLSPAITKKDIDKVLRKVADWQLRRTMEYTDQIWTASVTYAGFMDASKATGDPKYRDAMLKLAKGFDWSLRAGQYPNADDISIGQMYLELYLQEPSPEKIATLKKYLDVLIDLDTLRPNDPRLPWWWCDALFMAPPVWLKMAQATGEQRYADYVHEQWKKTYDLLYDKEEHLFARDTAYEDPNKREPNGKKIFWSRGEGWVMAGLAKVLELTPKDDPNRQFYVQQLQEMSAKLASIQDENGEWHAGLLDPQAWPLAETSGAAMFIHGMAYGVNNGYLDEKTYRPVIEKAWTALVTKHIYADGRLGGIQQTGAEPAHYRPASSYNYGVGGFMQAAAELKKMATK; encoded by the coding sequence ATGAAGCAACGCCTTGGCACGCTGGCCGTTGCCGTTCTGACCCTGTGCGCCAGCAGCGCGCTGTATGCCCAGTCGCCGAAGGTCGACTATCCGCAGCCGACCGCCGCGATGCAGGCGATCATCGACAAGGATATCCGCCGCAAGTTCGGCGACGCGCCGGAGGATGCCGGCCCGCTGGCCAAGGACCTGTCGCCGGCCATCACGAAGAAGGATATCGACAAGGTGCTGCGCAAGGTGGCCGACTGGCAGCTGCGCCGCACCATGGAATACACCGACCAGATCTGGACCGCCAGCGTCACCTATGCCGGTTTCATGGATGCGTCGAAGGCGACCGGCGATCCGAAATACCGCGATGCGATGCTGAAGCTGGCCAAGGGCTTCGACTGGTCGCTGCGTGCCGGCCAGTACCCGAACGCGGACGACATCAGCATCGGCCAGATGTACCTGGAGCTGTACCTGCAGGAGCCCAGCCCGGAGAAGATCGCCACGCTGAAGAAGTACCTGGACGTGCTGATCGACCTGGATACGCTGCGCCCGAACGATCCGCGCCTGCCGTGGTGGTGGTGCGACGCGCTGTTCATGGCGCCGCCCGTGTGGCTGAAGATGGCGCAGGCCACCGGCGAGCAGCGCTACGCCGACTACGTGCATGAACAGTGGAAGAAAACCTACGACCTGCTGTACGACAAGGAAGAACACCTGTTCGCCCGCGACACGGCTTACGAGGACCCGAACAAGCGCGAGCCGAACGGCAAGAAGATCTTCTGGTCGCGCGGCGAAGGCTGGGTGATGGCCGGCCTGGCCAAGGTGCTGGAACTGACTCCGAAGGATGATCCGAACCGGCAGTTCTATGTGCAGCAGTTGCAGGAGATGTCGGCCAAGCTGGCCTCCATCCAGGACGAGAACGGCGAATGGCATGCCGGCCTGCTCGATCCGCAGGCGTGGCCGCTGGCGGAAACGTCGGGTGCGGCGATGTTCATCCACGGCATGGCCTATGGCGTGAACAACGGCTACCTGGACGAGAAGACCTACCGCCCCGTGATCGAGAAAGCGTGGACGGCGCTGGTGACGAAGCACATCTACGCGGACGGGCGCCTGGGCGGCATCCAGCAGACCGGCGCCGAGCCGGCTCACTACCGGCCGGCGTCGAGCTACAACTATGGCGTGGGCGGCTTCATGCAGGCTGCCGCCGAACTGAAGAAGATGGCGACCAAATGA
- a CDS encoding helix-turn-helix transcriptional regulator, with the protein MSKSPSESDAAALVAQLDQIAAGLAQTFAPFCEVVVHDLRDPDHAILAIHNNLSGRAPGDPATELGLARIADSAYPQVVANYANRFADGRPAKSTSIGIRDAQGNYVAALCLNVDMSLFRSMQNALQQFAATGAAPFQESLDPANAEAIRRRIDQYAAGLAASPQLLKAEDRRALMRELKAAGFLEVRRAMEIAAAHLGISRATAYNDVK; encoded by the coding sequence ATGTCCAAGTCTCCCAGTGAATCCGACGCCGCCGCGCTGGTCGCCCAGCTCGACCAGATCGCCGCAGGCCTGGCGCAAACCTTCGCGCCCTTTTGCGAAGTGGTCGTGCACGACCTGCGCGACCCGGACCACGCGATCCTCGCCATCCACAACAACCTGTCCGGCCGGGCGCCCGGCGATCCGGCCACCGAACTGGGGCTGGCACGCATCGCGGACAGCGCGTATCCGCAGGTGGTGGCCAACTACGCCAACCGGTTCGCCGATGGCCGGCCGGCCAAGAGCACGTCGATCGGGATCAGGGATGCGCAGGGCAACTATGTCGCAGCGCTGTGCCTGAACGTGGACATGTCGCTGTTCCGCTCGATGCAGAACGCGTTGCAGCAGTTCGCCGCCACCGGTGCGGCGCCCTTCCAGGAATCGCTGGACCCGGCCAATGCCGAGGCGATCCGCCGCCGCATCGACCAGTACGCGGCCGGCCTGGCGGCGTCGCCGCAACTGCTGAAGGCCGAGGACCGGCGCGCACTGATGCGAGAGCTGAAGGCTGCCGGTTTTCTCGAAGTGCGGCGGGCGATGGAGATCGCGGCCGCGCATCTGGGGATTTCGCGGGCGACCGCCTACAACGACGTGAAGTAG
- a CDS encoding alpha/beta hydrolase produces the protein MSSAYSAPTVFPLWPEGVPGMKDIGPEQNGKGYIQNTSNPTLTLVGPAVDRPNGTAIIVAPGGGYVRQAVDREGTQYANWLSTLGVTTFVLNYRMQEFGHPAPLQDVLRAVRLLRSRAAEFGIDPNRIGVMGSSAGGHLAASAGTLFDNPAGRTGAELDKVSARPDFLVLMYPVIAMEGAPAAHIGSRKALLGASPSPELLQLLSVDRQVTAQTPPTLLIHTQADATVPVENSILFYQALTKHKVPAEMYLFEKGSHGMGMRDGLGNASQWPRRAEEWLRARGLLTPAAPAAK, from the coding sequence ATGTCGTCCGCATACTCCGCCCCCACCGTCTTCCCCCTGTGGCCCGAAGGGGTGCCCGGCATGAAGGATATCGGCCCCGAGCAGAACGGCAAGGGCTATATCCAGAACACGTCGAACCCCACCCTCACGCTGGTCGGCCCCGCCGTCGACCGGCCGAACGGCACGGCCATCATCGTGGCGCCGGGCGGCGGCTACGTGCGCCAGGCGGTCGACCGCGAAGGGACCCAGTATGCCAACTGGCTCAGCACCCTGGGCGTGACGACATTCGTGCTGAACTACCGGATGCAGGAATTCGGCCACCCCGCCCCGCTGCAGGACGTGCTGCGCGCGGTGCGCCTGCTCCGTTCGCGCGCGGCGGAATTCGGCATCGACCCGAACCGCATCGGCGTGATGGGCAGTTCGGCCGGCGGCCACCTCGCCGCCAGCGCCGGCACGCTGTTCGACAACCCGGCCGGCCGCACCGGCGCGGAGCTGGACAAGGTGAGCGCCCGCCCCGATTTCCTCGTGCTGATGTATCCGGTGATCGCAATGGAAGGAGCGCCGGCCGCGCACATCGGTTCGCGCAAGGCACTGTTGGGCGCCAGTCCGTCGCCCGAGCTGTTGCAGCTGCTGTCCGTCGACCGCCAGGTCACGGCGCAAACGCCCCCTACCCTGCTGATCCACACCCAGGCCGATGCCACGGTGCCGGTCGAGAACAGTATCCTGTTCTACCAGGCGCTCACGAAGCACAAGGTGCCGGCCGAGATGTACCTGTTCGAGAAGGGTTCGCACGGCATGGGCATGCGCGACGGCCTGGGCAACGCCTCGCAATGGCCGCGCCGCGCCGAGGAATGGCTGCGCGCCCGCGGGCTGCTGACACCGGCCGCGCCGGCGGCCAAGTAA